The Pseudoliparis swirei isolate HS2019 ecotype Mariana Trench chromosome 17, NWPU_hadal_v1, whole genome shotgun sequence sequence TGGTAAATATGGCCTTGTATATAGTCAGATTGGGTCGTAATGACACaatgggagggaggaagaatggAGTCAGCTATTTGTTGTTTCATTTGAAACCCTGATTTTCGTCCCCAATACGCTGGTTATATTGTGGAGTCTGACCACGACATTATGCATTTTTGTGATGGTTCTCTTGAGTCCTTACAACCCTTATGGTGCcatcacaccaaaagcgttgcaaattttCCGCTCGtgtagatcccatgcaaagtcaatgtacaGATGCAAATGGTTGCGATTGACGGGAATTGTGCAGCGCGAAAAAAAATTGCTTCTTTCGCAtcatgttgaaatatttcaactttggtgAACAattgagagagggcgagtgcaatcactggcaccgacaactcactggcacctcactggcacctcactggcaactcactggcacctcactggcacctcactggcaactcactggcacctcactggcacctcagtggcaagtctgtggcaagtgccacagacttgcatagataatgtatttttttagacttacttaaaatatgcaatacgatattgctgtacaatactgctgtactatattgaatattgttttgctactactacgtttcacttcgtaatatataacacttatataccatgatatgtataatgtacccgcctttctttaataataaaaaatatataattattttttttaccatgtcatactgttatacctccatgaaattctcctttgaggagatgccactgttagtctaaagtttaagcactggcactcagtgacacttgccggcacttgccatcagttgccagcagatgccactactagtcaaaaagtgccactactagttaaaaagtgccactactagtcaaaaagtgccagcagacggagggtcggccgcagtgacgagtctgcgacgatttagtgacaagcttcactgaagtgcccggacagcggaagaaatcactttcatgatcacagaatggaggagctgcggtttagctagatagatagatagatagatagatagatagatagatagctaaaatagctagatacacagatggatatatatatatagtgtctttttgtagacacttacttacaatatgcgatagtgctgtacattactgctgtactatatttaatattgttttgcttctactacgtttcacttcgtaatatattgtagcgaccctgtgaagtggctgtcaatcaaagtgtggcaccgtgcatgctggtcgagggggcgtgcctgtgattggcggagtagagggaggcgggttaacctgtcgtaaaacgggagttaagggtggttgacggaaccgttgttgttgactttcgacctgctaagctgagaggaacacgctgtatgtgttggtggatgcccaataaagggaggattaataacgtcgtcccgtctccgtgtcatcagtgccataacgtccgagacgttacaatatcatggtatataagtgtaatagattacgaagtgaaacgtagtagtagcaaaacaatattaaatatagtacagcagtaatgtacagcactatcttattgcatattgtcagtaagtgtctacaaaaagacactaattaatatatatatatatatatattaatatatatatatatatatattaattagtgtcttttttatatatacacacacatccatctgtgtatctagctattttagctatctatctatctagctaaaccgcagctcctccattttgtgatcatgaaagtgatttcttccgctgtccgggcacttcagtgaagcttgtcactaaatcgtcgcagactcgtcaccgcggccgaccctccgcctgctggcacttttgactagtagtggcacttttaactagtagtggcacttttaactagtagtggcacttttgactagtagtggcatctgctggcaactgctggcaactgatggcaagtgcccgcaagtgtcactgagtgccagtgcttaaactttagactaacagtggcatcttcTCAAAGAAGAATTTCAtggcggtataacagtatgacatggtaaaaaaattaattatatatttattattattaaagaaaggcgggtacattatacatatcatggtatataagtgttatatattacgaagtgaaacgtagtagtagcaaaacaatattcaatatagtacagcagtattgtacagcaatatcgtattgcatattttaagtaagtctaaaaaaatacattatctatgcaagtctgtggcacttgccacagacttgccagtgaggtgccagtgaggtgccagtgagttgccagtgaggtgccagtgaggtgccagtgagttgccagtgaggtgccagtgagttgccagtgagttgtcgctgagtactggcaccgagcggcacttgccacagacttgccactgaggtgccactgagtgccagcgtcgctagggggatctcgcccctactggaACAATTTGTCCGCCGCCGAGTTGCGAcaaccaatcagcgttgagatgctgcGTCGTTGGTGAATCtagctggctgctgctgctctaatggcGCTGGAAGCAGCAGTCATTCAGACCAGTTATTTGGTCAGTCAGAAAATAGTGAAAAATGTCCATTGTTCGTTCCCAGAACTCACGGTGGATCCTTCGAGTACACCTCAAAAGACCCGAagacatacttttttttaaagtgctcaGCAGAAAATCGGAcgcaaataaaaaggttttcatACTTTTCCTTAAATTAACTAAATCGAATGAATGACTTGTTTTTCAGCTCAATTTCTAATTGGAATATGACAGCCCTGGGTGTTCTGGTAGTTTTATTGGTTGTTAATTGCAGCTCCACTTCAGATGCATCTCTTTAGAGCAGCCTTTTGAAAAAGGTTTCCATTAATAATGAATTCGTGCTTCATTTGATTAACCACTTGGTCTGGAAAGACATGGCCATCACATCCTCCTGAAGCCTGAGGGAACATCCTCACATggcttgttttttattattaaaatgttgtatGTTGGACACCAGTCCTAGATGTAAtacaagtaataaagtaataaatcatcacaatttaaaaaaaaatgcaatcaatatgtttgacattttttgtGCAAAAGAATACTTTCAACTTGCCAGTTTAATTTAGAAGTAAAGTGCCCTGTGGCCCTCATATATTATGACTCATTTCTCATCCATCCATTTTTTTCCTAGACCCATTTTTGGGGCGAATTTTGACTTATTGTCCCAAGTTTGGAATAAACTGCACTGTGGCCCTTGAGGTAAAACACGGATGGCCTTGTGTGAAGACCTTGTTTGCAATTGGTCGAGTTCTGAAATTAAATCTTTATCTTGTTATCAGCATTGCGATCCCTGGAACCTTCGCAAAGACCCCTGAGGCATTCATGTCCCCCAAGTCCTCATATTAAGTCCTACTTTATGTTTAGTTGAATAATGCATGCTGGACAAACACAGCATGGGATATGAGATAtgcctctctctatctctctctctctctctctctctttgggtcTATGCCTCTATCTgatagtgtgcgtgtgtgtggcatAAACTGATCAGtttatgccacacacacacacacacacacacacacacacacacacaactatcctccctctctctctctctgtctctctctctctctctttctctaccccaggttctctctcttccatccCGTCTCCCCTCCCCTGCCGTGCACCTGCTCCTCCCCTCCTGCCTTATTATCCTCGGGCTTAGGAGCAGCCCTCCGTTCTCGCATAGTGATGCTCCTCGGTGGCGCACATCGGTCGGTTCGCACCGCCCGCTGCAGGGAGGACCGCTCCGGCTTGTTTTTCTGCCCTGGAAACACGCGCAGGAAGCACGGGCAGAACATGGGATTTAACGGGGGCTCGCGAGTGAGTGCGCTGGAGGAAGGGTAGGACCACGAAGAAGCGCTCAAATCCCatccgagaggagagaggcgaagaagtggagggggggggggactccggGGAAAGGTCCCGCCGGGacagggggacgggggggggggggggtggcaggGTTACCGGGGGGGTTTTACATAGTTTTAAATGGACTcaatgtgtctctctttgttgttTGGTTATGATGAATAAAATCACGCGGTATTGAGTGAAGGGTTGTTGGAGTTGCGGTCCGTCGGATCGGTGCCTCTCCGGTTGTGATGGAGTGAGTGGAAGAAACACGGGAACTTCAGCCTCGCCATGAAATCAGTGTTTTTTAGCCGCTTCTTCATCCTGCTGCCCTGGGTCCTTATAGTCATCATCATGATCGATATCGACAGTAAAAGGGCGATCCGGGCTCCAGCAGCCGCCCGGACTGGCAAGGCGCAGCGGACGGCCCGGACCGGCGCACCGGGGACGGTTGGCATCCAGAACCAGACCGCTCTGCCGGTTATCTACGCCATCACTCCGACTTACACCCGACCTGTGCAGAAAGCGGAGCTGATCCGTCTGGCGCACGCCTTCCGCCAGGTGCCCCGGTTCCACTGGATCGTGGTGGAGGACTCCACGACGCGCACGGAGTTGGTGGCGCGCTTCTTGGCCCGGTGCGGCGTGCCGTTCACGCACCTGCACGTGTTCACTCCTCGCAGGTTTAAGCGCACCGGGATGCCACGCGCCACCGAACAGAGGAATGTGGCTCTAATGTGGCTCCGGCAGCACCGGAGCAAGCGGGACGCCGGGGTGGTTTTCTTCGCGGACGATGACAACACCTACAGCCTGGagctgtttgaggaggtaaCCAGACACGTGATGCCTCGACCGGTGTTTTTGTCCATCTTGTTCTCAGCACTTCACAGCTGACCAAGAGCATCATGGATAAACAAGGCTCTTTAGCTGGGAACCGTGATGTGGAAACATTCACATGGAGTTTATTGCTGTTAGAATACGTCAACATTACTAATAAAACTACTCCAACTTCCTTAAATAGAATGCAAAAAAAGTAGCATATTAgtaacatgtatgtgtatatgcgaTATAAAGCTACACGATGTAGCTAACTTCCCAAAGAGTAAATAACAGAAACCGACATTTTACAAATCAAAAGTTAAACTCTTAACTAATAACACAGTGTATTTAAACCCACACTAGAACTGCTACAATGTAACTGTTACTTGCTTTGGTGTGAGCAGTAGTTTAcagtgcactcaaaaaaacgattcaagcccttcttagaggtgacacatttaaatattgtttgatgcatttaaataaatcaattacaaaacgaagatatttatattgaatgggtgtaacacaaaatgtcggaatactttcatttattagatttatttaggttacactcacaaaaacgattcaagcccttcttcgaggtgacacattt is a genomic window containing:
- the b3gat2 gene encoding galactosylgalactosylxylosylprotein 3-beta-glucuronosyltransferase 2 → MKSVFFSRFFILLPWVLIVIIMIDIDSKRAIRAPAAARTGKAQRTARTGAPGTVGIQNQTALPVIYAITPTYTRPVQKAELIRLAHAFRQVPRFHWIVVEDSTTRTELVARFLARCGVPFTHLHVFTPRRFKRTGMPRATEQRNVALMWLRQHRSKRDAGVVFFADDDNTYSLELFEEMRSTRSVSIWPVGFVGGRAYERPLVSGGKVVGWYTGWRPDRPFATDMAGFAVNLQVILANPRAQFKRRGSQPGMQESDFLKQITKVTELEPKANNCTRVLVWHTRTEKPHLANEPKHLKDTVVIEV